The sequence below is a genomic window from Sorangiineae bacterium MSr12523.
ACGCGGTTGCCGCCCTCGGGGCGCAGTTTGCAGTTGTAAGGGCTGTAGAGACACGCCTCACCATTGACGCCCGGTTCGAGGGCTTGCGCGACGGAGGTCGCCGAGGCGTCGTCGTCCGCCGAAGCCGCGCACCCTACGCCTGCGAGGCCCATCGCCAGGAAGATCCAAAATCGCTTCATGGCGGGCTGCTAAGCACTACTCGTGCCGGCTGGTCGCCAAGCCCGCGGGAACACGAGGCTGCGTCGGCGATGCATCCGGCACGGCATCGAGCTTCGACGGCGCGGGCGGCTCTGGAGGTTTCGGCTTTCGCGGCTTCGATGCGGAGAGCGCCCGCGATGGCGCGGCGGCATCGCTCGCAAGCTCCGGCGGCGGCGTCTCGAGAGGCATCACCGTGGGGGGCGGTGCGGCTTGCGTCGGGGTCGGACTCGCGGCGACGACCGGAGCACGCTCCGGCGCCGAACGAAATGCGACCAACGCACCGACGCCCGCCGCCACGACGAGCGCACCTGCGCCCAAGCGCCGCCACGAAAAAGGCCGGGCCGGCGGCGATGAACCGCGGGGCGACTTCAATGTGACCGAGTGCTCCGTGCCCTCCACTTGCGCGACCAGCTCCGTGCGCGCAGCCAGGGCAGGGCCCGCGATGGAGCGAACCCACTCGGCCACGCGCATCGACGATGCGACGAGCCCCGAGGCGTCGATGTCCTCCGCCATGGCGTGCGCATTCGCGTACCGCTGCGCAGGATCGCGCGCGAGCGCTTTCATGGTGATGCGATCCACCTCGGGCGGCACGCTCGGATTGAATCGACTCGGCGGCGCGACCTGTTCGGTCATGATGGCCTGCAGCAGCTGCAGCTCGTTCTCGTGGCGAAAGAGCCCGCGACAGGCCAGCGTCTCCCAGAGCACCACGCCCGCGGCGTAGACATCCGTCTGCTGCGTCGCCGCGCCCGAGATTTGCTCGGGGGCCATGTACGGCACTTTGCCTTTCAGGTGCCCATCGCGCGTCGTTCCGAACAGCCGGCCTTGGGCCTTGGCCACGCCGAAGTCGAGCACGCGCGCAATGCCGTCGGCGCCCACGAGCACGTTCTGCGGGGAGACGTCGCGGTGCACGATGTGAAGCGGCTCGCCCTTTTCGTCGCGCGCTTCGTGCGCTGCGTGCAAGCCGTTCAATGCACCAGCGAGGACGGAGAGCGCGACGCCCACCGGGATGGTCGTCCCCGCGAGCACCGATGCACGGAGCAGCCCCGCGAGCGATTCACCCTTCACGTACTCGAGGACTAGGAAGATCTCGCCGTCCTGGGCGACGACGTCGAGCGTGGGCACCACGTTGGGATGGTGCACCCGCGCAACGAGCCGCGCTTCATCGACGAAGCGCGAGACCAACTCCGGATCGCGCGCCAGGTGCGGGTGCAGCCTTTTGATGGCCACCGTGCGGCCGAACCCCACGGCGCCGCGAACGCGCCCCAGGTAGACCGTGGCCATGCCACCTGCGGCAAGCTCGCGAAAAAGCGTGTACCGGCCGAGGGTGAGAGGCTGCTGCATTCCCTACGTACGGACCAGGATACCTCGATGGGTCAGGGAAGAAAGGCGACGTCGTCGATCCAGAAATCGAAGTCGGCTTTCTTGGGGAGAACGTGGAAGTCGATCCCATAGACATGCGCGAGGTCCACCGTCTCCGTGCTACCTGCGTCCCTGTCTGGTTCGAGCTCGGAGAACGGTATCGAGCATTCCTTCCATTCGGTCGTGAGATCGCAGCCCTCGCCAAACAGATCGTTGCACGTGCCCTTCGAATCACAGACCTTACCGTCGGGGTCGCGGTTCTTGTCGCGGAGGTTCATGTACACGCGGACGGCCGCTCCTGCCTTGGCGCGGAACTTAATCCCCTTGTACTTGCTCATGTCGTAAGTGCCACGGTCGGCGCCTGGAGGCTGGTTCAATGTAAAGCGCATGCCGACCTTGCCGTCGAGGCCGTGGCCCGAGGTGTGCGCCGCGAACTTGCTGCTTACCGGCGATCCCGGTGCTTCCACGACAAACTTCTGCGCTCCTCCGGGAATGTCTACGCTGAACCCCACCCAGACGCCCTGACGTCCCTCGCACCGCGGAATGGCCAGATTGTCGTCTTCCAAATCGTCGATGAGTCCCGGAACGCAATTCTCGGGCGGTGCGTCAGCTGGAGGATTGGAGTCCGTCACCACATCGGGGCGGCCACCGTCGCCAAATGGATCCGGATCGTACTCTCCCGACGAGATGCCGAACACGAGGCCACAACCCACGGCGAACGGCACCAAGAGGAAACCTGCAAGAAAGCGGCGCATCAGAACGTACCTCGCAGGACGAAACCGTTCGGCGTCACACCGATGGACGTTTGCTTTTTCGCCCGCGGTGCGGTGAACCATAACAGGCCACCGCCCACCGTGGCCGCGAGACCGACGCCAAAGACCACGGTGGCGATCGTGGCGCGGGAGACGGCGCTGTCACGAAGATCGACGCCCTCTTGCAAGCAGCGGTCGCCGTTGCAGTACGGCGAGGCGTCGTCGTACTTCGACTTGGCCATGAACGCGAGCACGACGCCCGTCCCCATGGCCGCGATGCCCGTGCCGCCGACGATGAGGCCCAGGGTGCGCTGACCATTGCCGGTCGAGGCGTCCTGCGGCGCCGGCGCATTGTCCGGTGATGCCACCGGTATCGTACCTGCAATCGGCGCTGGAGCATCCTCCAGCGGCGGAACGGCGATGCGCGCCTTGGCGCCATTGGGAGCGACCTGGATCTCCGCGCTCCACGGCTTTTTGCCTGGCGCGGAGGCCTCTACGACGTGCGCGCCAGGGTCGACCGGCATGGCCGTGCCCCACTGCCCCGGCCCGAGCTGCGCACCATCGCGTTTGATCGCGAGCCCCTCGGTTTGCTGCTTCGTGTCGACGGCGACGGTGAGGTGCGAAACCTTGGGGGCCACCAAGGCAGCGCGTTCGCGCGCCCGTTCCACCTTCGCGGGGTCATCGCTCGCCTTGGCGGCGACCTCGAGGTAAAGCGCCCACGCCGACGCGTTGCGCCCGATGCGCTCGTAGCAGTCGGCGAGGAAGTAGCGCGTGTTGATGCTCTCGAAGAGGCGCAGGCTCTCCTCATATTTGGGGCACGCGCGGGCGGGCTGCCCTGCGTCCACCAGTTTTCCGGCTTCCGCAAACAACGCGGCGGCGCCGGCTTTGTCCTCGGCGTGCGCGACGCCGGGCAGTGCACACACCGCGACGAGCGTCGCAGTCGCAAGCTTGGAGCGTAAGTTCATTTTAGAAGATGTCGCGTTTGAAGGGGTCCGGTTTGGAGCTCGAGCCCCCCGGCTTGGCGGATCGCCCCGACGAGGTACTCGTTTTCTTTTTTGCATCCTTGGCCGCATCGTCCGACGCGGCGGCGGCCGATGCACTCGCACTCGGCACCGCGGCGGCAGCAGCCGGCTCGCTCGCGGATTTCGCCGGCTCGGGGGCCGCTCCTGACGGCGGCGGCGCAGGTTCTTCGACCTTGGGCGGGGCCGCCGCTCCTGACGACGGCGCCTCGGGGCGGTGCGCACGACTCACCAGCCCAATGAGCAGCAAGCTGCCGAGCACCAGGCCCGCCCCCGCGCCAATGACGGCTGCCAACGGACCTCGCGAGCGGGCCTTCGCGGGCTCCGCCATGGTCTGCGTGCTCGTACGGGCCGCGGCCACCGGCGTGATGGCCGCGCTGATGGTCGACACATGATGGGTGCGCGGCGGACCAGGTTGCGCGCTGGTGATGTACGCCGGTTGCGCGGCCGACACACCGAGCACGCCGCAGATGCGCTCGACCGAGGCACGCGCCTGGTTCGAACCGAAGGGCAACAGCGCCAACGCGAACTCCGCGACCGATGGATACCGGTGCCCGCGGTCGCGCGCCATCGCCGTGAGGATCACTTGGTCGAGCGCCGGCGGAATGTCCGCCCGCACACTGCGCGCCGGCGGGCGCTCTTCATTGAGCACCTTGTAGAGAAGGCGCGGCAGATCGCCCGCATTGAAGGGCCTCTGCTGCGTGAGCAGCTCGAAGAGCACCACGCCCATCGAGTACACGTCGGCACGCGCATCGACGTCGCGCGCCGATTCCAGCTGCTCGGGCGCCATGTAGAGCGGTGAGCCCAGCATGCCACCGGCGCGGGTGAGGCTTTGATCGTCCGCCTGGAGCACCTTGGAGATGCCGAAGTCGAGCACCTTGACGCACGGTGCTCCATCGGCGTGGCGCGTGAGAAACAGGTTGCCCGGCTTCACGTCGCGGTGAACGATGCCGAGCGAGTGCGCCTCGGCGAGGGCCTCGAGGGCTTGCAGCACGAAGTCGACCGCGAGATGAATCGGCATCGGCCCGTTTTGCTCGAGCACCACGGCGAGATCGCTCCCGTCGAGGTACTCCATGACCATGTAGGGGCCGCCATAGTCGAGGGTGCCGACGTCGGTCACCCGGGCCACGTGCTGGCTGCGGATGCGCACGGCCGCCCGGGCTTCCCGCAGGAATCGTTGGACGAGGTCGCTATTTTCCGCGTGCTTCGGCAGCAGCAGCTTGATCGCCACCCGATCCTCGAGCGTCAGGTGCCTCGCCGAGACGACGAGGCCCATCCCGCCATGCCCAAGCACGCGCTCGACCCGATATTTCCCGAGCAATACATGCCCCGGTCCGATGAGATGTTCGTCGGGAGTGGCCATTGCCGATGACAAAAGGATGCGAAAAGCCGAGTTGCTATTTGCCACGCCGTGGAGCTCGACGCAATTTTCCGCTGTCACGGCTCAGTTCGCTGGCGCCTCCTTGGTGGTCTCGGGGATTGCCTCGGGGAGGCCCCATGCGGCCGAATCCAGGGTGCACCCCGGGCACGAGCCCCTCGGCCTCGGCGATTTTGAGAAGAAGTGCGCCAAGCTGCTCGCGTTCGTCGTCGGTGAGCGGGGCGCACACGGCGGACTCGTGCTCGCGACCGATGCGCGCGATCGCTTCGAGGGCGGTCTGCCCCTTCGGGGTGAGGTGCAGAGCATAGACGCGGCGATCTTCGGGGCTGTCGCGGCGTTCGATGAGTCCGCGCTCTTGGAGCTCGTCGACCAAGGTCACGAGCCTGCTCGGGAGGATGTGCAAGTAGCCGCTCAGGGCCTGCTGGCTCATACCGGCATTGACCGCGATGGCGCGAAGGATCCCCGCGTGCGGCGGCGCGAGATCGAGCGGCGCGAGGCGTTCGGCGAACTTGCCCGCGGCGTGCGAGCCGACCTGCGTGAGCAAAAAGGCGATGGGCGGACGCGAAGGTCGACTTTGCACGCCCGAACTATAGACGATGGGCCTGCGCACGGACCCATGCTGCGAAGGCCCGCGCGGCGCGCGTGGTCGGTGTGCCCCGAAGCGGCGAGACCAGCCAGTACGTAGGCCCCAACGGCACGGTCGGTTCGAACGGTGTCACCAGGCGTCCATCGCGCAGGAAAGGCTCGGCAAGCTTCGCGTAGGCGAGCGCCACGCCTTGGCCCGCCACGGCGGCCTGCAAGAGCAACGCTCCGTCCGCCAGGTGCAGTCCGCGTTCGCCCCAGGCCGGGCGCCCGAGGCCCGCCGCCTCGAACCAGAGATGCCATGCGGCGCGCGGATCCGCATCGTGCAAGAGCGTGACGCGCGCCAGATCCGCCGGGCGACGCAAACGAGCCTTCATCGCGGGCGCGCAGACCGGTGCCAGATGATCGGGCATGAGCGGCTCGGCATGCACGCCGGGCCAAGGCCCCCGTCCCATGCGAAGCGCCACATCGGCCGTCCCCTCGGCGCCGAGCGAAACGAGGCCCTTTTTCTCGGAGACCCACACCTCCGCCTCGGGGTGGAGCGCCTGGAACTCGGGAAGGCGCGGCAGGAGCCACGATGCGGCAAACGCCGTCGTGGTGGTCACCCGCACCGTGGCCGCACGCCGGGCCGCCTGCGTGACCCCGCGGGTCGCAACGGCGATGGTCTCGAAAGCTTCCCCGAGCGCCGCCGCGTACTGCGCCCCCGCCCCCGTGGGGGTGAGGCGAACGCCGGTTCGATCGAAGAGCGGCACCTCGAGCCACCCTTCGAGCTGCGCGATTTGCTTGCTCACCGCGCCGTGGGTAACCCCTAGCTCCGAGGCCGCGGCTACCGTCGATCCGAGCCGCGCGGCGGCTTCGAATGCGCGCACGGCATTCAACGGGGGCAGCTGCATCGCCGGCGCGGCGGAGGACCTGTGAATTTTGCTCACAGGCTCGGAGGATAACGCGCTGGTGGCGCTGGTGCGAAGGCTCCACCTTGCATGGCATGGCTCATACGACGTGGCTCCTGTTCTTCACCGTGTCTCTGGCGGCAGTCCTCACGCCAGGACCGGCCATGCTGACGATTCTCGGTCATGCCCTCGCACGCGGCGGCAAGCCCACCGTGCCCGTGGTCCTCGGCAACGCGTTCGGTGCGTTGCTCTTGATGGCCGCGTCCATTGCCGGCCTCTCGGGCCTTCTGGCCGCGCTCCCGCATGGTTTGCAAATCATGAAATGGGCAGGTGCCGCGTACCTCTTCTGGCTTGGACTGCGCGCGATTCGGTCGAAGAGCGCGGGCACGGCACCCGCGGCCGTGCGCGAACGTGCGCCCTTCGCGCGCGGCGTCTTCATTGCGCTGTCGAACCCGAAGGCGCTCTTGTTCTACGGCGCCGTGCTTCCGCAGTTCGTCGATGGCTCGCGGCCGGTGCTTCCGCAGTTTGGCGTCATGGCCGCGACCTTCATTGGGCTGGAGCTGGCCATGACCGGTACCGTGACCTTTGCCGCCCACATCATGGCACCGCTGCTCCGCCGCACGAGCTTTCAGCAGCGCTCCGAGCGCGCCGGTGGGGCCATCATGATGGGCGCGGCCGCGCTGTTGGCCATTGCACCGGTGAAGGCACGATGAAATCGTTTTTCACGCCCGATGTCGCCGCACTCGTGCTCCGCCTCGGACTCGGTACGATGTTCCTTTTTCATGGAGGGCCGAAGTTGCTGGGCGGCCCCGAGACGTGGGCGCGATTCGGCGCGGCGATGGCCGGCCTGGGCATCACGTTCGCCCCGGCTTTTTGGGGCTTGATGGCCGGTCTCTCGGAGTTCGGCGGCGGGCTGCTTTTGCTGCTCGGTTGGTTTACGCGGCCCGCGTGCGTGTTGCTCACCTTCACGATGTTGGTCGCCACATCGAAGTTGGTATTGCGACACGACGACTTCATCGCGTGGTCACAACCGGTGGAGGACGCGATCGCATTCGTATCGTTGTGCATTCTTGGGCCGGGCAAATATCGCATTCGCACCGGGGCCCCCGCCGTATAACGTTGCGGCCATGCACCGATCGCGCTCCGTCTTTCTTGCCCTCACCTTCACGGCCCTCGCCTTGGCGCACTGCTCGCGTCCGGGCGACTCCTCGAATCCATCGTCCCCAGCGGCGTCGGATTCCATCGCCATCCCTCCCCCTCCCCCGCCGGCAGCCTCGGCCGCGCCCGCGTCGTCCGCACCGGCAGCCCCCGCCCCCACGACCACGGCCCAGTCCAAGCCATCCGCGAACTGCGGCGTCAAAATGGACGACTGGTGCCCGAGCCCCGCCGGCGATCCCTGTGGGAAACACAAGGACGCCAAGAGCTGCAAGGCCGACCCGAAGTGCAAGGGCATGCCCTTCCGCGGCGAAACCTTCGCCCCCTGCGACGACGACGGCCGCGGATTCTCCACCAACTGCCCCACGGTGGGCTGCCTCTCGCGGTAAGGGACGCCCAGGGCCAGCGCATTTCTTGGCCCAATGTAGGATTGTGACCCACACTTACCTCATCGTGAGAGAGGCCCGTGAGGTCACACTAGGTTGGCGGGGGAAGGAACGGATCTTTGGTGCGGAAAAGCCTGGATTGTCCAAGGCCATGCCCGAGCCAAAGGTTGCATATTGCACGTATGATGGGTCGGGGGAGCTCCTCTATGGAGACAACCTGGCGACCCTGAGGGCGTTGGCGGCGAAGTATGGCGAGTCGGTGACGCTGGCGTACCTCGATCCGCCGTTTCTGACCAACCGCGTCCATCATGCGAAAAAGAAGGGCAAGACCCTCGACGAAACGACGGAGTTGCCGGCGTTCGATGACCGCTGGACCGATAGGGCGGCGTACCTGGAGGCGCTCGGGGAGCGGCTCGTGGCCGTGCGCGAGTTGTTGTTGCCGCACGGCTCGGTGGTCATCCACGTCGATC
It includes:
- a CDS encoding LysR substrate-binding domain-containing protein: MSKIHRSSAAPAMQLPPLNAVRAFEAAARLGSTVAAASELGVTHGAVSKQIAQLEGWLEVPLFDRTGVRLTPTGAGAQYAAALGEAFETIAVATRGVTQAARRAATVRVTTTTAFAASWLLPRLPEFQALHPEAEVWVSEKKGLVSLGAEGTADVALRMGRGPWPGVHAEPLMPDHLAPVCAPAMKARLRRPADLARVTLLHDADPRAAWHLWFEAAGLGRPAWGERGLHLADGALLLQAAVAGQGVALAYAKLAEPFLRDGRLVTPFEPTVPLGPTYWLVSPLRGTPTTRAARAFAAWVRAQAHRL
- a CDS encoding serine/threonine protein kinase; translation: MQQPLTLGRYTLFRELAAGGMATVYLGRVRGAVGFGRTVAIKRLHPHLARDPELVSRFVDEARLVARVHHPNVVPTLDVVAQDGEIFLVLEYVKGESLAGLLRASVLAGTTIPVGVALSVLAGALNGLHAAHEARDEKGEPLHIVHRDVSPQNVLVGADGIARVLDFGVAKAQGRLFGTTRDGHLKGKVPYMAPEQISGAATQQTDVYAAGVVLWETLACRGLFRHENELQLLQAIMTEQVAPPSRFNPSVPPEVDRITMKALARDPAQRYANAHAMAEDIDASGLVASSMRVAEWVRSIAGPALAARTELVAQVEGTEHSVTLKSPRGSSPPARPFSWRRLGAGALVVAAGVGALVAFRSAPERAPVVAASPTPTQAAPPPTVMPLETPPPELASDAAAPSRALSASKPRKPKPPEPPAPSKLDAVPDASPTQPRVPAGLATSRHE
- a CDS encoding DoxX family protein; its protein translation is MKSFFTPDVAALVLRLGLGTMFLFHGGPKLLGGPETWARFGAAMAGLGITFAPAFWGLMAGLSEFGGGLLLLLGWFTRPACVLLTFTMLVATSKLVLRHDDFIAWSQPVEDAIAFVSLCILGPGKYRIRTGAPAV
- a CDS encoding MarR family transcriptional regulator; the encoded protein is MQSRPSRPPIAFLLTQVGSHAAGKFAERLAPLDLAPPHAGILRAIAVNAGMSQQALSGYLHILPSRLVTLVDELQERGLIERRDSPEDRRVYALHLTPKGQTALEAIARIGREHESAVCAPLTDDEREQLGALLLKIAEAEGLVPGVHPGFGRMGPPRGNPRDHQGGASELSRDSGKLRRAPRRGK
- a CDS encoding LysE family translocator — encoded protein: MAHTTWLLFFTVSLAAVLTPGPAMLTILGHALARGGKPTVPVVLGNAFGALLLMAASIAGLSGLLAALPHGLQIMKWAGAAYLFWLGLRAIRSKSAGTAPAAVRERAPFARGVFIALSNPKALLFYGAVLPQFVDGSRPVLPQFGVMAATFIGLELAMTGTVTFAAHIMAPLLRRTSFQQRSERAGGAIMMGAAALLAIAPVKAR
- a CDS encoding serine/threonine protein kinase — protein: MATPDEHLIGPGHVLLGKYRVERVLGHGGMGLVVSARHLTLEDRVAIKLLLPKHAENSDLVQRFLREARAAVRIRSQHVARVTDVGTLDYGGPYMVMEYLDGSDLAVVLEQNGPMPIHLAVDFVLQALEALAEAHSLGIVHRDVKPGNLFLTRHADGAPCVKVLDFGISKVLQADDQSLTRAGGMLGSPLYMAPEQLESARDVDARADVYSMGVVLFELLTQQRPFNAGDLPRLLYKVLNEERPPARSVRADIPPALDQVILTAMARDRGHRYPSVAEFALALLPFGSNQARASVERICGVLGVSAAQPAYITSAQPGPPRTHHVSTISAAITPVAAARTSTQTMAEPAKARSRGPLAAVIGAGAGLVLGSLLLIGLVSRAHRPEAPSSGAAAPPKVEEPAPPPSGAAPEPAKSASEPAAAAAVPSASASAAAASDDAAKDAKKKTSTSSGRSAKPGGSSSKPDPFKRDIF